The following nucleotide sequence is from Peribacillus sp. ACCC06369.
GAATCCTTTGGCACCACCAGCACCAGGTCATTGCCGACTAAATCGATTCCGTTTTTCTCTTCAATAAGGTCTTCCTCTACTAATTTATCAAATTTATCTTCTGCAGCCGAGAAAAACAGTTCAACAGGTGCGCCCTGGGAAATCTGTTGCTGAAGAGCTCCAGAGGCTCCAAAATTGTAATTAACTTTCACATTTGCATTCTCTTTTTCAAAGGACTCTTTTATATCATTTAAGGCATCTTGCAAACTTACAGCTGCGGAAACCGTCAATTCCACCTGCTGCCCCTTCATTTCCGTGTTTTCCGCTTCTTCATTTGAACACCCTGTACCCACTGCCACAAGCAGCATAATCGCAAAAATCATAAGGTATATTTTTTTCAAAATCGCTCTTCCTTCCGACTAGTTATATCTTATAAAAACAAAATCAGGAGAGCTACTAATAAAGCAGCCTTCCGGGTTTGGAATGCCATTGACTATAATCTGTTCTTTTCAAACCGCCTCTTCATCTGGTTCACTGTAGGATGCCCTTGCCAGAAAGTGAAAACTTAGCTATAAAGTATTTTGGGCTGTCGGGCTAGATAGGAAGGCGTACCATTTTGATTAAGATTAAGGATCAATTTCATGACCTCCACCATTCGCTCAGGTTTCTCCAACTCTATTTCCTTATGATAGGATTCAATGGATGTGTTCCATTTTTTCATTTTTTTCTGATCCTTCAATATACTCAACAATTGTTTTTCAAAAGGCGTTTTCTGATTAAGTTTAAATACAAGTCCTTGTTGTTTTAAATACTGTAGATTAATTTCCTCCTGCCCCGGAAGCCTGGAATGAACAAAAATGGGAAGCCTTTTTCGCAATGCTTCGCTAATCGTGACACCGCCCGGTTTCGTAACGATTGCGTCAACTTCTTCATAAAGCTTATTCATTTCAGACCTTGATGAGATATAAGGCAATGGTTTGATATGAGCTAAGTTCCACGTTTGGATTTCATCATACAGCTTGGTGTTGTTGCCACAAAGAACTAAATAATCAAAGTCGGTCGAATTCTTTAACTCATCACCTAAGTTCAAAATCCCTCCCAAACCACTATTTCCTCCGGATATCAAAACTTTTGGTCGTTCTGTGTTTCTTTGTACACCTGCATTTTTAGTGATTTCCTCGTGCACGGG
It contains:
- a CDS encoding glycosyltransferase; translated protein: MKKILFLPLFRMQSGHHQVAEALMDMLKKHSNGITYKKIDLISYTNTSLEKIVANSYLTWIRYAPETYNLAYKNLFYIHSPKERIFKWYQQIFMKKMEQLIAEEKPDLIVCTHGFPSYLLSQLKMKGKCSTPVINVYTDFFINNVWGSEGIDAHFLPSQEVKEKLMGKRQIPKQTMMVTGIPVHEEITKNAGVQRNTERPKVLISGGNSGLGGILNLGDELKNSTDFDYLVLCGNNTKLYDEIQTWNLAHIKPLPYISSRSEMNKLYEEVDAIVTKPGGVTISEALRKRLPIFVHSRLPGQEEINLQYLKQQGLVFKLNQKTPFEKQLLSILKDQKKMKKWNTSIESYHKEIELEKPERMVEVMKLILNLNQNGTPSYLARQPKILYS